A single genomic interval of uncultured Sphaerochaeta sp. harbors:
- a CDS encoding tripartite tricarboxylate transporter permease yields MDQILQILAGTTVVFQPLSLLYLSIGFFIGIIFGALPGLTSMLAIVLLLPMTYTMPMTYALIMCMGVYMSGIYSGSITAITINIPGAPSALMTCIEGHPMMQRGKGAKAIGHATIGSAIGGAIGALLLIFVSPLAVKLALKIRTPGKFSLILFALIVIVIVEKKRTKAILTMALGIMLSTVGMDPLKSVSRFTFGNPNLIEGIDLTTLIIGAFAISELFVQSTVNNEKYREMTSIANAVKFKRKEFFPSLHEMREIGWLTYVKSAFTGYLIGVLPGAGASMAGFVSYVEAKRVSKHPERFGGDAIDGLVAAETANNAMCGGALVPMLSLGIPGDGTTAIILGVLMVYGVVPGPDLLVKQMHVMAPMYMALFVSAAVLMPISLFLFGPYYLKIVRINRLVLYSTIALIAILGVFAATYSAFQMGVALVIGIVMYFLKKQGYPNVPFILAVILGPLCEQYLRTSLTLSSGNPMVFITNFDSLFFLLLTVAFAILLPRANRRAAELEKKNRAMDENK; encoded by the coding sequence ATGGATCAAATACTGCAAATTCTTGCAGGGACCACCGTGGTGTTCCAGCCACTCTCCCTGTTGTATCTTTCCATAGGATTCTTTATCGGAATCATCTTCGGAGCACTTCCAGGACTGACCTCCATGTTGGCAATTGTCCTGTTGCTCCCGATGACCTATACCATGCCGATGACCTACGCCCTTATCATGTGTATGGGCGTGTATATGTCCGGTATCTATAGTGGGAGTATTACCGCTATTACCATTAATATTCCTGGTGCACCTTCAGCATTGATGACCTGTATCGAGGGCCATCCCATGATGCAGAGAGGCAAAGGCGCAAAGGCAATAGGACACGCAACCATTGGTTCAGCCATCGGTGGAGCGATCGGAGCCTTGCTCCTGATCTTTGTCTCTCCTCTTGCGGTCAAGCTTGCGCTGAAGATTCGTACCCCAGGAAAGTTCTCCCTTATTCTCTTCGCTCTCATCGTAATCGTGATCGTTGAGAAGAAGCGGACAAAAGCCATTCTTACCATGGCACTGGGCATCATGCTCTCGACTGTGGGTATGGATCCTCTCAAGTCGGTTTCCCGGTTTACCTTTGGAAACCCGAACCTGATCGAGGGTATCGACCTTACTACCTTGATCATCGGTGCCTTTGCCATCAGTGAGCTGTTTGTGCAGTCCACGGTAAACAACGAGAAGTATCGTGAGATGACCTCGATAGCAAACGCCGTCAAGTTCAAGCGAAAGGAGTTCTTCCCTTCCTTGCATGAGATGCGGGAAATTGGGTGGCTTACCTACGTAAAGAGTGCTTTCACGGGATACCTCATTGGTGTCCTTCCAGGGGCAGGGGCTTCCATGGCTGGGTTTGTCTCCTATGTTGAGGCAAAGCGAGTCAGCAAGCATCCCGAGCGTTTTGGTGGAGATGCCATCGATGGTCTTGTTGCAGCGGAAACTGCAAACAATGCCATGTGTGGTGGTGCATTGGTTCCCATGCTCTCATTGGGTATTCCAGGTGACGGCACAACGGCAATCATCCTTGGTGTCTTGATGGTCTATGGAGTGGTTCCTGGTCCAGATTTGCTCGTGAAGCAGATGCATGTCATGGCACCCATGTATATGGCACTGTTTGTAAGTGCTGCAGTACTGATGCCAATCTCCCTGTTCCTGTTTGGACCCTACTACCTGAAGATTGTACGGATCAATCGCCTGGTGCTCTACAGTACCATTGCCTTGATCGCAATACTCGGCGTCTTTGCAGCGACCTACTCTGCGTTCCAGATGGGTGTGGCTTTGGTTATCGGTATTGTCATGTACTTCCTGAAAAAGCAGGGTTATCCCAATGTACCGTTCATTCTGGCGGTTATCCTTGGACCCCTCTGTGAGCAATATCTGAGGACTTCCCTGACACTTTCCAGTGGCAATCCGATGGTGTTTATTACCAATTTCGACAGCCTATTTTTCCTTCTTCTTACCGTTGCATTCGCAATTCTGCTCCCACGGGCTAACAGACGAGCAGCTGAGTTGGAGAAGAAGAACCGGGCAATGGATGAGAACAAATGA